In Chondrinema litorale, one genomic interval encodes:
- a CDS encoding RNA polymerase sigma-70 factor, with product MHSDKRLPIRSLLLNVQQRACQKSFRIIFDFYYQGLLQYTTYIVGNQEIAEEVVSEVFVYLWKHKASLTGIKKFNSFIYLKAKHLSIDHCRKVKTLTTSITDKNTYTYHLKNNSPEHQMIEQELFVKINLAIQALPTRCQMIYKLIKDDGMKYDEVAELLNISKKTVENQLTIAIKKLRATIISHDVKENKKIKESFRL from the coding sequence ATGCACTCAGATAAGAGGTTACCAATACGGTCATTACTACTAAATGTTCAACAACGGGCTTGTCAAAAATCTTTTCGAATAATATTTGATTTTTACTATCAGGGATTGTTACAATACACTACTTATATAGTTGGTAATCAAGAGATTGCAGAGGAGGTTGTATCAGAGGTATTTGTTTATCTTTGGAAACATAAAGCAAGCTTAACTGGCATTAAAAAGTTTAACAGTTTTATCTATTTAAAAGCGAAACATCTCTCGATAGATCATTGTAGAAAAGTGAAAACACTAACTACTTCTATTACAGATAAAAATACTTACACTTATCATCTAAAAAATAATAGTCCTGAACACCAGATGATTGAGCAGGAATTATTTGTTAAAATAAATTTGGCCATTCAAGCACTTCCCACTAGGTGTCAAATGATATATAAACTTATTAAAGATGATGGGATGAAATACGATGAAGTAGCAGAGCTATTAAACATCTCGAAAAAAACGGTAGAAAATCAATTGACAATAGCCATTAAAAAATTGAGAGCCACCATAATAAGTCATGATGTAAAAGAGAATAAAAAAATTAAAGAATCATTTCGACTTTGA
- a CDS encoding glycerophosphodiester phosphodiesterase family protein yields MKKINLLLLIALLNFLQLNVFAQQSNASLILEKLQHPSKDNILVVSHRGDWRYAPENSLMAVQRCIDLGVDVVEIDVRKTKDGHLVCMHDKTVNRTTNGKGKVSDLTLAEIKALRLKSACGSRGSRQQVPTLEEVMSLAKGKIMVNLDKTEGETVQEAYDILVKTGTVRQAILKGNDPLSVMRGKYGSLLDSIVYMPKIWYDLPDIEGYVKEYNEGLSPFGYEMLFDNTESPVFKLIKEMNKKGITVLSIALWDELCAGHTDEMMLLEGPDAAWGWLIDNGANAIMTDRPEALLEYLRERKLHQ; encoded by the coding sequence ATGAAGAAAATTAACCTACTTTTATTAATAGCTCTGCTTAACTTTTTACAGCTAAATGTATTTGCACAGCAAAGTAATGCAAGTCTGATTTTAGAAAAATTACAGCATCCATCAAAAGATAATATCTTGGTAGTTTCACACCGAGGAGATTGGCGATATGCACCAGAAAATTCATTAATGGCGGTACAACGCTGTATAGATTTAGGTGTAGATGTTGTCGAAATTGATGTTCGTAAAACCAAAGATGGACATTTGGTATGTATGCATGATAAAACAGTAAACAGAACTACCAATGGAAAAGGTAAAGTAAGTGATTTAACTTTGGCAGAGATCAAAGCATTAAGATTAAAATCTGCTTGTGGTTCGAGAGGTTCGCGCCAGCAAGTGCCGACTTTAGAAGAAGTAATGAGTTTGGCCAAAGGTAAAATTATGGTGAATCTGGATAAAACCGAAGGAGAAACTGTACAAGAAGCTTATGATATTTTAGTGAAAACAGGTACGGTAAGACAAGCTATTCTTAAAGGAAACGATCCATTATCAGTAATGAGAGGAAAATATGGCAGCTTATTAGATTCTATAGTTTACATGCCGAAGATATGGTATGACCTACCCGATATTGAAGGCTATGTAAAGGAATATAATGAGGGATTATCACCTTTTGGTTACGAAATGCTTTTTGATAATACAGAGTCACCTGTTTTTAAATTAATCAAAGAAATGAATAAAAAAGGCATTACTGTACTTTCAATTGCGCTTTGGGATGAGCTTTGTGCCGGCCATACAGACGAGATGATGCTTTTGGAAGGTCCGGATGCTGCTTGGGGTTGGTTAATCGATAATGGAGCCAATGCAATTATGACCGACCGACCAGAAGCTTTATTAGAATATTTAAGAGAAAGAAAATTGCATCAGTAA
- a CDS encoding RagB/SusD family nutrient uptake outer membrane protein, with product MTKTQNRFLWILCVCSLVFASACEDFLEKPESSDVTKEEIFSDQINAEKFLWETYNTCVPRGFPYQWDRYNGMYASMLAAACDEADVTASWTGSNNHNVGNVTPGYTGEDDFGVHYKGIRNASIFLENIDMVTDMSTAEINQEKAEAMVLRAIRYHELMKRYGGIPLVTTALSVNDEIKIPRNTYEECVDFIVNQCDSALAFLPDFYSSNYTGRVTKGVALALKARTLLYAASPLHNTDQPYDETNRAYTGYTNYDESRWQKAAEANKAVLDWAQENSYHLITEEENPADNYRIAVEEPQNDEILFASQFNGMWYPGWLFSQFVMPTGVYGGWYGHGVTYEHAIKYYTATGGDQVWPESGSYEEFSEKMQDMEPRFQYSVLYSGSKFNDEAGVINFFRQNDGSWSTNAPVNGVGYMKKFLVKMTNNGAQFNWILFRLAEFYLNYAEALNEYSPLDANAFEALNVIRRRAGLPDITSADPQYNTQEGLRQAIRRERAIELAFEEHRFFDVRRWMIADQEGVMQGPMHGLNLYEQADNSLIYKKEVFETRVWNNRLYLYPLPQTEIDKGYMEQNPGW from the coding sequence ATGACAAAAACTCAAAATAGATTTCTATGGATTCTCTGTGTATGCAGTTTGGTATTCGCCAGTGCATGCGAAGATTTCTTAGAAAAACCAGAAAGTAGCGACGTAACTAAAGAAGAAATATTTTCAGATCAAATCAATGCCGAAAAGTTTCTTTGGGAAACCTACAACACTTGTGTTCCAAGAGGATTTCCTTATCAGTGGGATAGATATAATGGTATGTATGCTTCAATGCTTGCCGCTGCATGCGATGAGGCTGATGTAACGGCTTCATGGACAGGCTCTAATAATCATAATGTAGGCAATGTAACTCCCGGTTATACAGGTGAAGATGATTTTGGAGTACACTATAAAGGAATCAGAAATGCCAGCATATTTTTAGAAAATATAGATATGGTTACTGATATGTCAACTGCGGAAATTAATCAGGAGAAAGCAGAGGCAATGGTACTTAGAGCAATAAGGTACCATGAGTTAATGAAAAGATATGGAGGTATTCCATTGGTTACAACAGCATTAAGTGTAAATGATGAAATAAAAATTCCTCGAAATACTTACGAAGAATGTGTAGATTTTATCGTAAATCAATGTGATTCAGCCTTAGCATTTTTACCAGATTTCTATTCTTCTAATTATACTGGCAGAGTTACAAAAGGTGTGGCATTAGCATTAAAAGCAAGAACACTATTATATGCAGCCAGTCCATTGCACAATACAGATCAGCCTTACGACGAAACAAATAGAGCGTATACTGGCTACACCAACTACGATGAAAGTAGATGGCAAAAAGCTGCAGAAGCAAACAAAGCTGTATTAGATTGGGCACAGGAAAATAGTTATCATTTAATTACAGAAGAAGAAAATCCTGCAGATAATTATAGAATTGCCGTTGAAGAACCGCAAAACGATGAAATACTTTTTGCTTCTCAATTCAATGGTATGTGGTATCCAGGTTGGTTATTTTCTCAGTTCGTAATGCCTACTGGAGTTTACGGTGGTTGGTATGGTCATGGTGTAACTTATGAGCATGCTATTAAATATTATACAGCAACAGGAGGCGATCAAGTATGGCCAGAAAGTGGTTCTTATGAAGAGTTTTCTGAGAAAATGCAGGATATGGAGCCTCGTTTCCAATACTCAGTTCTATATTCTGGAAGCAAGTTTAATGATGAAGCGGGAGTAATAAATTTTTTCAGGCAAAATGATGGTTCTTGGTCTACCAACGCACCAGTAAATGGAGTGGGTTACATGAAGAAATTTTTGGTTAAAATGACCAATAATGGCGCTCAGTTCAACTGGATATTATTTAGACTTGCTGAGTTTTATCTAAACTATGCCGAAGCATTAAACGAATATTCACCTTTAGATGCCAATGCTTTTGAAGCTTTAAATGTAATTAGAAGAAGAGCTGGTTTACCAGATATCACTTCTGCTGATCCTCAGTATAATACCCAAGAGGGTTTAAGACAGGCGATAAGAAGAGAAAGAGCTATCGAACTCGCATTTGAAGAGCATAGATTTTTTGATGTTAGAAGATGGATGATTGCAGATCAGGAAGGTGTAATGCAAGGACCAATGCATGGACTCAACTTGTACGAACAAGCAGATAACAGTCTGATCTATAAGAAAGAAGTATTTGAGACTAGAGTCTGGAATAACCGATTATACTTATATCCGCTCCCGCAGACAGAAATAGACAAAGGATATATGGAACAAAATCCTGGTTGGTAA
- a CDS encoding FecR family protein, whose amino-acid sequence MEDFEDSNEIESLIHKQLSGEITAEEKFLLDEWLHQSVDHQKQFELLTQLWENTTLDTAAEENDQAFEYFLDKVSNVQTESIEYQSPTKTRYIWGGVAAVITLLIGVFVVYINQPQNNKELVANNTKEIEWKEYANKSGQKSKIHLPDGSVVWLNVTSSIKFPENFTENRKVVLSGEAFFDVVKDPEHPFSVQSINLTTTALGTSFNIKSFPNEKDIEVALVTGKVSIKEAEAHNEMFLNPGYKLSFNKKDKAILKASFNKEEILGWKDGVIFFDQDDFLTVLKTLERWYAVDIEVKGKIPSDFYVSGRFDGNGYLNNILVSIQYGYNFDYSIKGKQIIIDFNKKK is encoded by the coding sequence ATGGAAGATTTTGAAGATAGCAACGAAATAGAATCCCTGATTCACAAACAATTATCAGGTGAGATAACAGCAGAAGAAAAGTTCTTGCTTGATGAATGGTTACATCAATCCGTTGATCATCAAAAGCAATTTGAATTATTAACACAGCTATGGGAAAACACCACTCTAGATACTGCAGCAGAAGAAAATGATCAGGCATTTGAATATTTTCTAGACAAAGTTAGCAACGTACAGACGGAGTCAATCGAGTATCAATCACCTACAAAGACCAGATATATTTGGGGTGGTGTTGCTGCTGTAATAACGTTACTAATCGGGGTATTTGTAGTATATATAAATCAACCTCAAAATAACAAAGAGCTAGTAGCAAACAACACTAAAGAAATAGAATGGAAGGAATACGCTAACAAATCTGGGCAGAAAAGTAAAATTCATTTACCAGATGGCTCAGTGGTTTGGTTAAATGTAACTTCATCTATTAAGTTTCCTGAAAATTTTACTGAAAATAGGAAAGTAGTTCTTTCTGGAGAAGCATTTTTTGATGTAGTGAAAGACCCTGAGCATCCATTTTCAGTACAATCTATAAACCTTACCACAACTGCACTCGGCACATCATTTAACATTAAGTCTTTTCCGAATGAAAAAGACATTGAAGTAGCATTAGTTACCGGAAAAGTAAGCATTAAAGAAGCCGAAGCGCATAACGAGATGTTTTTAAATCCCGGATATAAACTTTCTTTTAACAAAAAAGATAAAGCAATTTTAAAGGCTTCTTTTAATAAAGAAGAAATACTTGGGTGGAAAGACGGAGTTATCTTTTTTGATCAGGATGATTTTTTAACTGTTTTAAAAACACTTGAAAGATGGTATGCTGTAGACATTGAAGTGAAAGGTAAAATACCATCAGATTTTTATGTTTCGGGCAGATTTGATGGGAATGGCTACCTAAACAACATTTTAGTTTCTATTCAGTATGGGTATAATTTTGATTATTCCATTAAAGGCAAGCAAATAATTATTGATTTTAATAAAAAAAAGTAA
- a CDS encoding IS1595 family transposase: protein MEASKLPFRYWFVAIWLMGCSKKGSSACNVQRQLNHKRYEPIWAMMHKIRSAMGQRDNHYLLGGNIEVDEGFFETLVPEGQKEEERKRGRGSQKQTMAMVFAQTEVVLQPKKHRPSKRCKYFKMAVCADFTVETARNTITRHVAQNAKMITDGYSTYQSLAGEFEMDVEKVPSKQAHIKLPWVHTAIGNAKKVLQGIYQHTRPGYLQNYLDEFCYKLNRRYFENDIFDRILIACTLN, encoded by the coding sequence ATGGAAGCTTCCAAACTTCCGTTTCGCTACTGGTTCGTTGCTATCTGGCTGATGGGCTGTAGCAAGAAAGGTTCTTCTGCCTGTAATGTGCAGAGGCAGCTCAATCATAAGCGCTATGAACCTATCTGGGCAATGATGCACAAAATACGCTCTGCGATGGGCCAACGGGACAACCACTACTTGCTGGGAGGCAATATTGAGGTAGACGAAGGGTTCTTTGAAACACTAGTACCCGAGGGGCAGAAGGAAGAGGAGAGAAAGCGGGGAAGGGGGAGCCAGAAGCAGACCATGGCGATGGTCTTTGCACAGACAGAGGTGGTGCTACAGCCTAAAAAACACCGCCCTTCTAAAAGGTGCAAGTATTTCAAAATGGCTGTATGCGCTGATTTTACAGTAGAAACTGCTAGAAATACGATTACCCGGCATGTTGCCCAGAATGCCAAGATGATTACAGATGGCTATTCAACCTATCAGTCACTGGCAGGAGAGTTCGAGATGGATGTGGAAAAAGTGCCCTCAAAACAGGCCCATATCAAACTACCTTGGGTACATACAGCCATTGGGAATGCAAAGAAAGTCCTACAAGGGATATATCAGCATACAAGGCCAGGGTATCTACAGAATTATCTAGATGAGTTCTGTTACAAACTCAATAGAAGATACTTTGAAAATGATATTTTTGACAGAATATTAATTGCTTGTACGCTCAATTGA
- a CDS encoding SusC/RagA family TonB-linked outer membrane protein, with protein MKEKYLIYVLNFTKYIIIGCTIQCIVASILLASESNAQKHKSIREVEIEIGFENNTLKEVFTKIERVTSYKFSYISSETKTTARFSMNRKRVLVKDILDKLAIDLNLRYRQLNNNITFYDNKEETEVDDALAIKISGTIIDENGEPLPGVAIQVKDTNRGTITDVNGKYIITVSSEQSILVYSFIGYITQEIPVGNQTTIDITLDPDVQSLEEVIIVGYGEQKKETLTGAVSSIKTDELVQSPVANISNSLVGRLPGLIAMQSSGEPGYDQSSIKIRGIATLNSGSESDPLILVDGVSRSFNDLDPNEIASVTILKDASATAVFGVRGANGVIIVTTKTGSTGKPKLSYTSNFGFQSFTELPDLLDSYQYASLRNEASVNMGQTPYFSDQDLELYRNGTDPYFHPSVDWMDFILKDYTFQQQHNFNISGGTKATKYFISLGYFDQNGAYNVEDVQEDFSANPRYQRYNLRSNFDIDFNKNFTASLKLGGQFSNSNFPGSSAGSIFFNLLSTNPMMNPGIIDGKLISSVEGLPSGASNPVLSIVNNGYQNNFDSKFTANIRLDHKLDFILPGLKVRGMLAYDNYYQHRVARNKTTDTYRIIKDPEDSTNPIFVYEGNSTPFTFSEGYSRDRKIYTEGAFEYAHSFGDHNFTGLALYMQEKYTAPGQEYNVPRGYQGLVGRVTYNYAERYLAEFNMGYNGSENFPEGKRYGFFPSFSLGWVLTEEAFMSNLTALSFFKLRGSYGEVGNDKIGNARFLYLPSVFYPNSGGYYFGDYTGGSYQWYSGAQEGRIGNPDVTWERAQKTDIGVEIGMFRDKVRINADVFYEYRDNILAYLGTVPALVQANLPPDNIGEVENKGFEIELNYNNSIGKVDYWIKANYSFARNKILYQDEPERAYPYLQRTGQSVGQYFGLVSDGFYNTQAELDAALASGFASELQLGDVRYIDQNGDNIINEYDEVPIGYSRWPQIIYGVSLGFQYKGFDISALFQGAEKTSVYIGEMAAFAFDTDWRNATAKHLERWTPERYEAGETITYPRVQLSPTPGDHNYRRSDLWLKDASYLRLKNVELAYRFSGGFVSNIGLQSVRVFVNGNNLITWSKMDTFDPEAPEGRGEFYPQMKVYNCGVNIQF; from the coding sequence ATGAAAGAAAAGTATTTAATTTATGTTTTGAACTTTACAAAATATATAATTATCGGGTGTACCATTCAGTGTATTGTGGCATCCATACTACTTGCCTCAGAATCTAATGCGCAAAAGCATAAAAGTATTAGGGAAGTAGAAATAGAAATCGGTTTTGAAAATAACACACTCAAAGAAGTATTTACTAAGATTGAGCGTGTTACCTCCTATAAGTTTTCTTACATTTCTTCTGAAACCAAAACTACAGCGCGTTTCAGTATGAATAGAAAGCGAGTATTAGTAAAAGATATACTAGACAAACTTGCTATAGATTTAAACTTGAGGTATAGGCAGTTAAATAATAATATTACCTTTTATGATAACAAAGAGGAAACTGAAGTTGACGACGCTCTTGCTATTAAAATATCGGGGACTATAATTGATGAAAATGGTGAACCATTACCGGGAGTTGCAATTCAGGTTAAAGATACAAACCGGGGTACAATTACCGATGTTAATGGAAAATATATTATTACAGTGTCTTCTGAGCAATCGATTTTGGTCTATAGTTTTATTGGTTATATAACTCAAGAAATACCAGTTGGTAACCAGACAACGATAGATATTACCTTAGATCCAGACGTTCAATCGCTTGAAGAGGTTATTATTGTTGGATATGGAGAGCAAAAAAAGGAAACGCTTACAGGTGCAGTTTCGAGTATTAAAACTGATGAGTTAGTGCAATCACCAGTAGCCAATATTAGTAACTCATTAGTAGGCCGTTTACCGGGTCTAATCGCTATGCAATCTAGTGGAGAGCCGGGTTACGATCAATCGAGTATAAAAATACGTGGTATTGCTACTCTAAATAGTGGTTCAGAATCGGACCCGTTAATTTTGGTCGATGGGGTTTCTCGAAGTTTTAATGATCTTGATCCTAACGAAATTGCAAGTGTTACCATTCTTAAAGATGCTTCTGCAACTGCAGTTTTTGGTGTTCGTGGTGCAAATGGTGTAATTATCGTAACCACTAAAACAGGTAGTACCGGTAAACCAAAGTTAAGCTATACATCTAATTTTGGTTTTCAATCTTTTACAGAATTACCAGACTTATTAGATAGTTACCAATATGCATCGCTAAGAAATGAAGCAAGTGTGAACATGGGGCAAACGCCTTATTTCTCAGATCAAGATTTGGAACTTTACAGAAATGGTACAGACCCCTATTTCCACCCAAGTGTTGACTGGATGGATTTTATTTTAAAGGATTATACATTTCAGCAACAACATAACTTCAATATTAGTGGAGGAACAAAAGCTACTAAATACTTTATAAGTTTGGGTTATTTTGATCAGAACGGGGCTTATAATGTAGAAGATGTTCAAGAAGATTTTTCAGCAAACCCAAGGTATCAGAGATATAATTTAAGGTCTAATTTTGATATTGATTTCAACAAAAATTTTACTGCATCGCTTAAACTAGGAGGGCAGTTTTCTAACTCAAACTTTCCAGGTAGTAGTGCCGGAAGTATATTTTTTAACTTGTTGAGTACCAACCCGATGATGAATCCGGGTATTATAGACGGCAAATTAATTTCTAGTGTAGAAGGCTTGCCATCAGGTGCGAGTAATCCGGTACTAAGCATAGTAAATAATGGCTACCAGAATAACTTCGATAGTAAATTTACGGCTAATATCCGTTTAGATCATAAACTAGATTTTATACTTCCCGGTCTTAAAGTGAGAGGTATGTTGGCTTATGATAATTACTATCAACATAGAGTAGCTAGAAATAAAACTACAGATACATACCGAATTATTAAAGATCCAGAAGATTCTACTAATCCTATTTTTGTTTATGAAGGTAATTCTACTCCATTCACTTTTAGCGAAGGCTATAGCAGGGATAGAAAGATTTATACTGAAGGAGCTTTTGAATATGCCCATAGCTTTGGAGATCATAACTTTACTGGACTTGCTTTGTATATGCAAGAAAAATATACAGCACCGGGTCAAGAGTATAATGTACCAAGAGGGTATCAAGGTTTAGTAGGTAGAGTTACTTACAACTATGCAGAAAGGTATTTAGCAGAGTTTAATATGGGTTATAATGGTTCAGAAAACTTTCCTGAGGGCAAGCGCTATGGTTTTTTTCCATCGTTTTCTTTGGGTTGGGTGCTAACAGAAGAGGCATTTATGTCTAACCTTACAGCTCTATCATTCTTTAAATTAAGAGGTTCTTATGGCGAAGTTGGTAATGATAAGATTGGTAATGCGCGTTTCTTGTACTTGCCATCAGTTTTCTATCCTAATTCGGGAGGTTATTATTTTGGTGATTATACCGGAGGTTCTTACCAGTGGTATAGTGGAGCTCAAGAAGGTAGAATTGGTAACCCAGATGTTACTTGGGAGAGAGCACAAAAAACAGATATTGGTGTTGAAATAGGCATGTTTAGAGATAAAGTGCGTATAAATGCAGATGTTTTCTATGAATACAGAGATAACATTTTAGCCTATTTGGGTACAGTACCAGCACTAGTACAAGCCAACTTGCCACCAGATAATATTGGTGAGGTTGAGAATAAAGGTTTTGAGATAGAATTAAACTACAATAATAGTATTGGTAAAGTTGATTATTGGATAAAAGCAAACTACTCTTTTGCAAGAAATAAAATTCTTTATCAAGATGAGCCAGAAAGAGCTTATCCTTATTTACAAAGAACTGGTCAATCTGTAGGGCAATATTTCGGTTTGGTAAGTGATGGGTTTTATAATACTCAAGCCGAACTAGATGCCGCATTAGCATCTGGATTTGCAAGTGAGTTACAATTAGGAGACGTTAGATATATTGACCAAAATGGAGACAATATTATTAATGAATACGATGAAGTACCAATAGGTTACTCTCGTTGGCCTCAAATTATATATGGTGTATCTCTCGGTTTCCAATATAAAGGATTCGATATTTCAGCACTATTCCAAGGAGCAGAAAAAACCTCTGTGTATATAGGCGAAATGGCTGCTTTTGCATTTGATACCGACTGGAGAAATGCTACTGCAAAACACCTCGAACGTTGGACACCAGAGCGCTACGAAGCGGGTGAAACCATTACTTATCCTCGGGTTCAACTTTCTCCAACTCCTGGCGATCACAATTACAGACGCTCAGACCTTTGGTTAAAAGATGCAAGCTATTTAAGATTAAAAAATGTGGAGCTAGCTTATAGATTTAGTGGCGGTTTTGTATCAAATATAGGCTTGCAAAGTGTAAGGGTATTTGTAAATGGAAACAACCTGATCACTTGGAGTAAGATGGATACTTTTGATCCAGAAGCACCAGAAGGTAGAGGAGAGTTTTATCCTCAAATGAAAGTCTATAACTGTGGTGTTAATATTCAATTCTAA
- a CDS encoding RagB/SusD family nutrient uptake outer membrane protein: MKNIHIFILIAIFGLLASCEDELYQDPITDKSASNFYNTETEIEEAVIGVYAKLQAGSLYGLYIPIIGEIPSDNTFDEVPANDGGNYGQLDEFTTITTNSLITNIWKQSYQGIQRANTLINRIAEVPFEDETVKASRLGEMQFVRAILYFNLVRLYGDVPLVTEETTNPNDYFGQERTAADQVYTQIISDLESAIQNLPTTQPETGRIRKTAAQALLGKVHLTLQNYSEAVSVLSEVKNSGQHTLLAEPAEIFELESENNAEIIFDIQFASGLNGNDEGSNMFQQTSPSGTISGAKGHNLPTVSLYNLYEENDKRFQAFMGVTSEGIPFSKKLKEPSGEPSDGGSNVIVLRYADVLLMLAEAQNELGETGAALNNLNLVRERAGISEISSNSQDEIREAIEMERRLELVSEGHRWFDLVRTGKAISVMNDWFSSQGINISIDQNDLLMPIPQSQIDTDPAITQNPGY, translated from the coding sequence ATGAAAAACATTCACATATTTATTTTAATAGCAATTTTTGGGTTATTGGCATCTTGTGAAGATGAACTGTATCAAGACCCAATAACAGACAAATCTGCAAGCAACTTTTATAATACAGAAACTGAAATAGAAGAAGCAGTAATTGGTGTTTATGCCAAGTTACAAGCAGGTAGTTTATATGGATTATACATTCCAATTATCGGCGAAATTCCTTCTGATAATACTTTTGACGAAGTGCCGGCAAACGATGGTGGTAACTACGGTCAACTTGATGAATTTACTACCATAACTACAAATTCATTAATTACGAATATCTGGAAACAGTCTTATCAGGGAATACAGAGAGCAAATACTTTAATTAATAGAATAGCAGAAGTTCCTTTTGAAGATGAGACTGTAAAAGCATCTCGATTAGGTGAAATGCAGTTTGTAAGAGCCATTCTTTATTTTAATCTAGTACGCTTATACGGAGATGTACCACTCGTTACTGAAGAAACAACTAACCCAAATGATTACTTTGGGCAAGAAAGAACAGCAGCAGATCAGGTATATACCCAGATTATTTCAGATTTAGAATCAGCCATTCAGAATTTACCAACAACTCAGCCAGAAACGGGTAGAATTAGAAAAACGGCAGCGCAAGCATTATTAGGCAAAGTGCATCTTACATTGCAAAATTATAGCGAAGCGGTATCTGTTTTAAGCGAAGTAAAAAATTCTGGACAGCATACACTATTAGCAGAACCTGCTGAAATATTTGAGTTGGAAAGTGAAAACAATGCAGAGATCATTTTTGATATTCAATTTGCCAGTGGCTTAAATGGTAATGATGAAGGAAGCAACATGTTTCAGCAAACTTCTCCATCAGGTACTATAAGTGGTGCGAAAGGTCATAATCTACCAACCGTGAGTTTGTATAATCTTTATGAAGAAAATGATAAAAGATTTCAGGCTTTTATGGGTGTTACAAGTGAAGGAATTCCTTTTTCTAAAAAATTGAAAGAACCTTCTGGCGAACCGAGTGATGGTGGTAGTAATGTAATTGTGTTAAGATATGCAGATGTATTATTGATGTTAGCTGAAGCCCAAAACGAATTGGGTGAGACAGGAGCGGCATTAAATAACTTGAATTTAGTGAGAGAGAGAGCGGGTATTTCCGAAATATCATCTAACTCACAAGACGAAATTAGAGAAGCTATAGAAATGGAAAGAAGGCTAGAATTGGTTTCGGAAGGGCACCGTTGGTTTGATTTAGTGAGAACAGGTAAAGCAATTTCTGTTATGAACGATTGGTTTTCGAGCCAAGGAATCAATATTAGCATAGATCAAAATGATTTGTTGATGCCAATTCCACAATCTCAGATCGATACTGATCCGGCAATTACACAAAATCCGGGTTACTAA